A single genomic interval of Daucus carota subsp. sativus chromosome 1, DH1 v3.0, whole genome shotgun sequence harbors:
- the LOC108204114 gene encoding receptor-like protein 7, which translates to MRNSILCFSTICLLLIFLQLQHNLVACSLSPHLQKLALFHFNQTLTISTTSWDCEYVSYEENAVYEIPSRAKTKNWSMSSDHCTWDGVSCDDKTGDVIGLDLSCSQLEGAILPNSALFQLSHLRFLNLSQNDFYLASQFPQEFGFFAKGLTHLNLSNTGLSGRVPSGISHLYKLVSLDLSDNSVSLDLSQNYEAKLEEEVFKSVLQNLTHLEVLNLNGVKISSVLPLNISTSLRVLQLRYTYIHGVVPQEVFHLPNLELLDLSLNDDLRATLPKVKWGSKVTLQHLHLSYINIDGGIPDSIGFLESLVSLDLSSCNLSGPIPRSIGHLVQLTRLDLSQNILNGPVPTFFTDLTDLRYISLWQNNFTGSLPRSLFHHPSLESLSLDNNAFTGQLHEFDSSRSRLQSFSCSNNSLYGSIPHSFSQLVNLTVLDLSSNNFSGVLDLEMFSGLESLKRLHLSDNSLSVRSTIMATLPPNLYSLGLSSCNMKEFPHFSRDANISLNLIDLSNNKIEGEIPHWIGSVGDFYGIPYLNLSHNKLIGGLEQLPWGYIQYLDLQDNKLNGSLPTLMCNSSSLEILNLSHNNLSGVLPICHNNLTQLSVLDLRRNKIQGIIPATLSNFRYLETINLNGNRLQGSIPSSFAELDSLAVLDLGNNQINDTFPLCLEALPKLQVLVLKSNKFHGIINQSSETKHPFPSLRIIDLSYNEFSGALPEKYFRNFKAMMNAEVNKINRSYMEHRYYSDSTALVIKGMDIDLHRILTVFTTIDVSKNNFDGGIAEYFGNLVSLRFLNLSHNYLTGHIPCSIGKLTVLESLDLSSNQLEGEIPQQLTSVYSLAVLNLSCNQLRGRIPEGWQFDTFENSSYAGNFGLCGHPLSKKCESYVRTQEEDDEDEDECHFFCGFTWEAVVIGYGCGVVPAFITGYLMLLARKPKWFAGIIGRELGLKIRRMEIRMRY; encoded by the coding sequence ATGAGGAATTCCATCCTCTGTTTTTCCACCATCTGTTTGTTGCTCATCTTCCTGCAGTTGCAGCACAACCTAGTGGCTTGTTCATTAAGCCCCCACTTGCAGAAACTTGCCTTGTTCCATTTTAACCAAACCTTAACAATCAGTACTACTAGCTGGGATTGCGAATACGTTTCCTACGAAGAGAATGCAGTGTATGAAATTCCTTCACGGGCAAAGACAAAGAATTGGAGCATGAGTTCTGATCACTGCACATGGGATGGAGTTAGCTGCGACGACAAGACAGGGGACGTTATCGGACTGGATTTAAGTTGCAGTCAGCTGGAAGGAGCCATTCTTCCTAACAGCGCTCTCTTCCAGCTCTCTCATCTCCGCTTCCTCAATCTTTCTCAAAACGACTTTTACCTCGCCAGTCAGTTCCCTCAGGAATTTGGTTTCTTTGCAAAAGGTTTGACGCATCTCAACCTCTCTAATACTGGATTATCAGGGAGAGTTCCCTCGGGAATCTCTCATTTGTATAAACTTGTCTCACTTGATCTCAGTGACAACTCAGTCTCACTTGATCTCAGTCAGAACTATGAggctaaacttgaagaagaagTGTTTAAATCAGTGTTGCAGAATTTAACTCATCTTGAAGTGCTTAATCTTAATGGAGTTAAGATCTCCTCTGTTTTGCCCCTGAATATCTCTACTTCTTTAAGAGTTCTTCAATTGAGGTATACTTATATACACGGAGTAGTACCCCAAGAGGTTTTCCACCTTCCCAACTTGGAATTACTTGATTTATCACTTAATGACGACCTGAGAGCAACATTACCCAAAGTTAAGTGGGGAAGTAAAGTTACTCTCCAACACCTTCATCTTTCATACATCAACATAGATGGAGGTATACCTGACTCAATAGGCTTTTTGGAGTCATTAGTCAGTTTGGATTTGAGCAGCTGTAATTTGTCTGGGCCTATACCAAGATCCATTGGGCACCTCGTTCAACTTACTCGCTTGGACCTCTCTCAAAATATTCTCAATGGCCCAGTTCCAACATTTTTTACAGACCTTACAGACTTAAGATATATCTCCCTTTGGCAAAACAATTTCACTGGATCCCTACCTCGTTCGTTGTTTCACCATCCATCCTTAGAGTCCTTGTCTCTGGATAATAATGCATTCACGGGTCAACTACATGAATTTGATTCTTCTCGCTCACGGCTGCAATCTTTTTCTTGTTCCAACAATTCACTCTATGGATCCATTCCACATTCTTTTTCTCAGCTTGTGAATCTCACTGTCCTAGATTTGTCATCAAACAATTTCAGCGGGGTTTTGGATTTGGAAATGTTTTCAGGCCTCGAATCTCTAAAACGTCTTCATCTTTCTGATAACAGTCTTTCAGTGAGAAGTACAATTATGGCCACTCTCCCTCCTAATCTTTACTCCTTGGGCTTGTCATCTTGCAACATGAAAGAGTTCCCCCACTTTTCAAGAGATGCAAACATCTCCCTGAATCTTATAGACCTATCAAACAATAAAATTGAAGGGGAAATTCCACACTGGATTGGGTCGGTGGGGGATTTCTATGGAATCCCTTATCTGAATCTATCTCACAACAAACTAATAGGCGGTCTTGAGCAACTGCCTTGGGGTTATATTCAATATCTTGATCTCCAAGACAACAAGCTGAATGGCTCCTTGCCCACCTTGATGTGTAATTCCAGCTCTCTTGAGATTCTAAATCTCTCTCACAACAATTTGAGTGGTGTACTCCCCATTTGTCATAATAATTTGACTCAGCTTTCGGTGTTGGATCTGCGGAGGAATAAAATTCAAGGAATCATTCCAGCAACCTTGTCAAATTTCCGTTATCTGGAAACTATTAATTTGAATGGAAACCGCTTACAAGGAAGCATTCCTTCTTCTTTTGCTGAATTAGATTCTTTAGCCGTCCTTGATCTTGGAAATAATCAGATAAATGATACATTCCCCCTGTGTTTGGAAGCTCTTCCAAAACTCCAAGTTCTTGTTCTCAAATCAAACAAGTTTCATGGTATAATAAACCAGAGTTCTGAGACAAAACACCCATTTCCTAGCTTAAGAATCATTGATCTTTCGTACAATGAGTTTTCAGGTGCACTGccagaaaaatattttagaaactTCAAGGCTATGATGAATGCGGAAGTGAATAAGATAAATCGTAGCTATATGGAGCATCGGTATTACAGTGATTCCACAGCTCTGGTGATTAAAGGCATGGATATTGATTTACATAGAATTTTGACTGTGTTCACAACTATTGATGTATCAAAGAACAATTTTGATGGGGGGATAGCTGAATACTTTGGAAATCTAGTATCACTCAGATTTCTTAATCTTTCTCACAATTATCTCACAGGCCACATACCATGCTCGATTGGAAAATTGACTGTGCTGGAGTCACTAGACCTCTCATCCAACCAACTTGAAGGAGAAATACCTCAGCAGCTCACTAGTGTATATTCACTTGCAGTTCTAAATCTGTCTTGCAACCAACTTAGAGGACGTATTCCAGAAGGGTGGCAATTCGATACGTTTGAAAACAGCAGCTACGCTGGTAACTTTGGGCTGTGCGGACATCCCTTGTCGAAAAAGTGTGAATCTTATGTTAGGACACAAGAAGAAGATGACGAAGATGAGgatgaatgtcactttttcTGTGGTTTTACTTGGGAAGCGGTGGTGATTGGATATGGGTGTGGAGTGGTGCCTGCATTTATCACTGGCTACCTGATGTTGCTGGCACGGAAACCAAAATGGTTTGCTGGAATCATTGGCAGGGAATTGGGGCTCAAGATCAGGAGGATGGAGATTAGAATGCGATACTAA